Genomic segment of Dissulfurirhabdus thermomarina:
TTGGCACAGATATTATGATCCGAGTACTGGAAGATATCTGAGTCCGGACCCGATTGGGTTGGCTGGGGGGATTAATCTTTACTCCTACGCCAACGCCAACCCCATCAACCTTATTGATCGGTTTGGCCTTGTCTGGGTAACAATTGGTTATGATTATCACGGCGTTAAAAACTGGGCTAGATGGTATTTGAACCGTTGGGGATCTCAGATAGGGAAAGGATTAGATCCTACTTTCCCTGGTGCTGATCCAGAGGAATTAGTTGGTTTAAAAAGAGATGTACTGCAAGAGTGGAGGCCCGACCCTGATGATCCTTGCCGGGACAAAGAATTTCCAATTGGTACCAGAAGAAGGGTGCCGCAAGACTACA
This window contains:
- a CDS encoding RHS repeat-associated core domain-containing protein; this encodes WHRYYDPSTGRYLSPDPIGLAGGINLYSYANANPINLIDRFGLVWVTIGYDYHGVKNWARWYLNRWGSQIGKGLDPTFPGADPEELVGLKRDVLQEWRPDPDDPCRDKEFPIGTRRRVPQDYNKFLNPGPDKVLVNKPDEPYYYQWDPWVSSPTYDDYPNTKYENLYYWEQGE